In the Kitasatospora terrestris genome, one interval contains:
- a CDS encoding FMN-binding protein — translation MRRAVVTTTATAAGVVLLLSLKPHDGGSGPVQAVGTGPENGGSAAPASTGRSVTGDAANTRYGPVQVKVTLDGTRITGIDVVQYPSHDRRDQEINSYALPLLNQEAIAAQSADIDVVSGATYTSDGYTESLQSALDKAGAGR, via the coding sequence ATGCGCCGAGCCGTCGTCACCACCACCGCCACCGCCGCGGGAGTCGTCCTGCTGCTCTCGCTCAAGCCGCACGACGGCGGCAGCGGCCCCGTCCAGGCGGTCGGCACCGGGCCGGAGAACGGCGGGTCGGCCGCCCCCGCCTCCACCGGACGGTCCGTCACCGGGGACGCGGCGAACACCCGGTACGGGCCTGTCCAGGTGAAGGTCACCCTGGACGGCACCCGGATCACCGGGATCGACGTGGTCCAGTACCCCTCGCACGACCGCAGGGACCAGGAGATCAACAGCTACGCGCTGCCGCTGCTCAACCAGGAGGCGATCGCCGCGCAGAGCGCCGACATCGACGTCGTCTCCGGCGCCACCTACACCAGCGACGGCTACACCGAGTCGCTGCAGAGCGCCCTCGACAAGGCGGGCGCCGGCCGGTGA
- a CDS encoding ferredoxin reductase family protein, with amino-acid sequence MTARRAPSPETVPRAVLALIAAGALAALLPWWLRTTAVAGPAGWLTGAGRITGLLAGYAAPVLLLLMARIPPLERSVGADRLARWHAYGGRYLVGLVTVHVLTIVWGHALTGGKGVVGEAVEIVLDWPDMIKAALGTLLLLATGALSARAARRRLGYETWYHLHLGGYLAVALGFAHQLSTGADLGTGPARAGWYALYFGTAGAVGRYRLLLPWLRDRRHRLRVAEVREEAPGVVSLFLTGQRLESLRAEPGQFFRLQFQAPGLRWAANPYSLSAPPHPRFLRFTVKDLGAHSAAVASLAPGTPVRAEGPYGAFTARRQRGRKVLLLGAGVGITPLRALLESLEGELTLVQRAHRPSDVLFREELAVVARQRGARVHELLGPRADVGDLGAALARLVPDLPGHEVYLCGPDAFAAEAERALRAAGVRRSRIHHESFAF; translated from the coding sequence ATGACGGCTCGTCGCGCACCGTCCCCCGAGACCGTGCCCCGCGCGGTGCTCGCCCTGATCGCCGCCGGCGCCCTGGCCGCGCTGCTCCCCTGGTGGCTGCGGACCACCGCGGTGGCCGGCCCGGCCGGCTGGCTCACCGGCGCCGGCCGGATCACCGGCCTGCTGGCCGGCTACGCCGCACCGGTGCTGCTGCTCCTGATGGCCCGGATCCCGCCGCTGGAGCGCTCCGTGGGCGCCGACCGGCTGGCCCGCTGGCACGCCTACGGCGGGCGCTACCTGGTCGGGCTGGTGACCGTCCACGTGCTCACGATCGTCTGGGGCCACGCGCTGACCGGGGGGAAGGGCGTCGTCGGGGAGGCGGTCGAGATCGTGCTCGACTGGCCCGACATGATCAAGGCCGCGCTGGGGACGCTGCTGCTCCTGGCCACCGGCGCGCTCTCGGCGCGGGCCGCCCGCCGCCGGCTCGGCTACGAGACCTGGTACCACCTGCACCTGGGCGGCTACCTCGCGGTCGCGCTCGGCTTCGCCCACCAGCTCTCCACCGGCGCCGACCTCGGCACCGGCCCCGCCCGGGCCGGCTGGTACGCGCTGTACTTCGGCACCGCGGGGGCCGTCGGCCGGTACCGGCTGCTGCTGCCCTGGCTGCGCGACCGCCGGCACCGGCTGCGCGTCGCCGAGGTGCGCGAGGAGGCCCCCGGGGTGGTCTCGCTCTTCCTCACCGGGCAGCGGCTGGAGTCGCTGCGCGCCGAACCCGGCCAGTTCTTCCGGCTGCAGTTCCAGGCGCCCGGCCTGCGCTGGGCCGCCAACCCGTACTCGCTGTCCGCTCCCCCGCACCCGCGCTTCCTGCGCTTCACCGTGAAGGACCTCGGCGCGCACAGCGCCGCCGTCGCCTCGCTCGCCCCCGGCACCCCGGTCCGCGCGGAGGGCCCGTACGGCGCGTTCACCGCGCGGCGGCAGCGCGGACGCAAGGTGCTGCTGCTGGGCGCGGGCGTCGGGATCACCCCGCTGCGGGCCCTCCTGGAGTCGCTGGAGGGCGAACTGACGCTGGTGCAGCGCGCCCACCGGCCGTCCGACGTGCTGTTCCGCGAGGAGCTGGCGGTGGTCGCCCGGCAGCGCGGGGCCCGGGTGCACGAGCTGCTCGGCCCGCGCGCGGACGTCGGCGACCTGGGCGCGGCGCTCGCCCGGCTGGTCCCCGACCTGCCCGGGCACGAGGTCTACCTCTGCGGGCCGGACGCCTTCGCCGCCGAGGCCGAGCGGGCCCTGCGGGCCGCCGGGGTCCGGCGCTCGCGCATCCACCACGAGTCGTTCGCGTTCTGA